CAAAGAGATGGATTAATACTAGGTATATGTAATGGCTTTCAAGCCTTAGTTAAATCAGGTCTTCTTCCTTATGGAAATATAGGGGAAATAACAGAAGATAGTCCAACTTTAACATATAATAAGATAGGTAGGCATATATCTCAAATGGTAAAAACAAGAATATCAACAAATAGATCACCATGGCTTTCAAGCTTTAATGTAGGAGATGAATTTGACTTGCCAGTTTCGCATGGAGAAGGAAGATTTTTTGCAAGCGAGAAGACTTTACAAAAATTAATAGAAAATGGTCAAGTAGCAACTCAATATGTTGATTTTAATGGAAAAGCTACTAATGAATTTAAATTTAATCCTAATGGATCAGAATTTGCAATAGAAGGAATAATTTCCCCTGATGGAAAAATATTTGGTAAAATGGGGCATTCAGAAAGAACAGGAGAAAACATTCTTAAAAATGTTAGTGGAAATAAATATCAGAATATATTTAAAAATGGTATAGAATACTTTAAATAATAGGAGGAAAAATGCAAGTAGCAATAATTTTTGGAAGTAGATCAGATCTAAATGTTATGAAGGGAGCATCAAATGTTTTAAAGGAATTTGATATTAAATATGAAGCCTTTATTCTTTCAGCACATAGAGTGCCAGAACTATTAGAAGAAACTATAAAAGAAATAGAAGAGAAAGGTTGTGAGGTAATAATTGCAGGGGCAGGTCTTGCGGCACATCTTCCAGGTGTAATTGCTTCAAAAACTATTTTACCTGTAATAGGAGTACCTATTAATGCTTCTCTTGGTGGAATTGATTCACTTTATTCTATAGTACAAATGCCTAAAGGAATACCTGTTGCAACAGTTGGAATAGATAATTCATATAATGCTGGTATGTTAGCAGTTCAGATTTTATCTGTAAAACATTTAGAAATAAAAGAGATGCTTATAAGATTTAGAAAAGAAATGAAAGAAAAATTTAAACTTGATAATGAGGTAAAGGTAGAAATTTAAATATGAAATACGAGGAACTATTTTTAAAGGATTTAGAAGATTATAAAAAAATTCTAAATGGATATAATGATAAAGAAAATAAGAAAAGAATTTGTGGTGAGCAGGCTTTAAAACCCAACTTATATGAAAATATCTGTTTTGACATATATAGCCTTAATAGAAAAACTTTGGATTACTATTTTAAATTTTCAGAGGATAAAATAGTTAAAGTTTCATATGAGGAGTTAAATAAAAATGAGATTATTGTTAGAAAATATTTAAGTGAAAAAAATAAAGTAAGTATTTTGGAAACTTTGAATAAGTTTAGTAATTTGATTGAACTTTTTCCTGAAAAATATGAAAAAGATACAGAAAAGAATACAGTAAAATTAATATTAGTTTCTATAGCAATAATACTATATTATTCTAAAATATTAAAATATTTTCAACTAGAAATATCAAAACTAGACATGAATAAGCTATATAGTGAATATGATGAAGTAGAATATATGA
The genomic region above belongs to Streptobacillus moniliformis DSM 12112 and contains:
- the purE gene encoding 5-(carboxyamino)imidazole ribonucleotide mutase, translated to MQVAIIFGSRSDLNVMKGASNVLKEFDIKYEAFILSAHRVPELLEETIKEIEEKGCEVIIAGAGLAAHLPGVIASKTILPVIGVPINASLGGIDSLYSIVQMPKGIPVATVGIDNSYNAGMLAVQILSVKHLEIKEMLIRFRKEMKEKFKLDNEVKVEI